A genome region from Erigeron canadensis isolate Cc75 chromosome 3, C_canadensis_v1, whole genome shotgun sequence includes the following:
- the LOC122593434 gene encoding uncharacterized protein LOC122593434: MVTDVNYLCSLMNQQQAIMNDSRSTALITRDLLGGGGGGGGCDVDSGKELDLDLHVPSGYEKRLDLKSGKVYLQRCKSPNTSSTSSDHKQQDSNDQTMSKLQDLNFPPSLKKPLNLFDDTSLDLNLVNLSSPSPPAYRSVCTLDKVKFALERAERETIKKRSVSVSKSCSSPASNSSSSFKETMVIEDDDQDEKSSQAYAAGCPSCLLYVLISRSNPRCPRCNMNVPSPTAMKKPRIDLNISI, from the exons ATGGTTACCGACGTAAATTACCTCTGTTCTCTAATGAATCAACAACAAGCGATAATGAACGATTCGAGATCAACGGCTCTGATTACTCGTGACTTGctcggcggcggcggcggcggcggtggttgcGATGTTGATTCCGGCAAGGAATTGGACCTCGATTTACATGTTCCGTCTGGCTATGAAAAACGCCTCGATTTGAAG TCAGGAAAAGTTTATCTGCAAAGATGCAAATCACCAAACACATCATCTACATCATCTGATCATAAACAGCAAGACAGTAATGATCAAACAATGTCTAAGCTTCAAGACCTAAACTTCCCTCCATCATTGAAAAAGCCATTGAACCTATTCGACGATACTAGTTTAGATCTAAACCTTGTGAATCTATCGTCACCATCGCCACCTGCTTACAGGAGCGTATGCACTTTGGACAAGGTGAAATTTGCTTTGGAACGTGCAGAACGAGAGACTATCAAGAAACGATCTGTGTCTGTTTCAAAGTCCTGCTCTTCCCCTGCCTCAAACTCTTCGTCTTCTTTTAAAGAAACTATGGTTATTGAAGATGATGATCAGGATGAAAAATCTTCTCAGGCTTATGCTGCTGGTTGTCCAAGCTGTTTATTGTATGTGCTTATATCTCGAAGCAATCCTAGATGTCCCCGTTGCAATATGAACGTGCCATCCCCTACGGCGATGAAGAAACCCCGAATTGATCTTAACATTTCTATATGA